A genomic segment from Glycine soja cultivar W05 chromosome 20, ASM419377v2, whole genome shotgun sequence encodes:
- the LOC114401675 gene encoding ABC transporter G family member 6-like — MSSRIVAENALSLTNIVTPPYFDLMELDDLTRRPSAGDMPTLGQLLKHVGDVRKEASGDGSETPVHHALDIPGIEPRSLPFVLSFSNLTYSIKSRRKMSLSSIFPRRSNRLGAVAEAPTVGESMFTRTKTLLNDISGEARDGEIMAVLGASGSGKSTLIDALANRIAKGSLKGTVALNGEALESRLLKVISAYVMQDDLLFPMLTVEETLMFAAEFRLPRTLSKSKKSARVQALIDQLGLRNAAKTVIGDEGHRGVSGGERRRVSIGTDIIHDPILLFLDEPTSGLDSTSAYMVVKVLQRIAQSGSIVIMSIHQPSYRILGLLDRMIFLSRGQTVYSGSPSQLPLYFSEFGHPIPETDNRTEFALDLIRELEGSPGGTKSLVEFNKSWQSMTKHHQEKEEERNGLSLKEAISASISRGKLVSGASNTNPNPSSMVPTFANQFWVEMATLSKRSFLNSRRMPELIGIRLGTVMVTGFILATMFWQLDNSPKGVQERLGFFAFAMSTTFYTTADALPVFLQERYIFMRETAYNAYRRLSYLVSHALVALPALAFLSLAFAAATFWAVGLDGGISGFLFYFLIIFASFWAGNSFVTFLSGVVPHVMLGYTIVVAILAYFLLFSGFFINRDRIPSYWIWFHYLSLVKYPYEAVLQNEFDDPVKCFVRGVQIFDNTPLGSVPEPLKVKLLETMSSTLGTKITTSTCLTTGADILQQNGVTDLTKWNCFWITVAWGFFFRFLFYLSLLLGSKNKRR; from the coding sequence ATGTCATCTCGCATTGTTGCGGAGAATGCTCTATCGCTCACCAATATTGTCACGCCTCCATATTTCGACCTAATGGAACTGGACGATCTCACGCGCCGCCCCTCCGCCGGAGACATGCCCACGCTCGGACAGCTCCTCAAGCACGTCGGAGACGTGCGGAAGGAAGCCTCCGGCGACGGAAGCGAGACGCCCGTGCACCACGCTCTCGACATCCCCGGGATCGAGCCTCGCTCGCTGCCCTTCGTCCTCTCCTTCAGCAACCTCACCTACAGCATCAAGAGTCGCCGCAAGATGAGCCTCTCATCAATCTTTCCCCGTCGTAGCAACCGCCTCGGCGCGGTGGCGGAGGCGCCAACGGTCGGCGAGAGCATGTTCACTCGGACGAAGACGCTGCTGAACGATATCTCCGGGGAGGCGCGGGACGGCGAGATCATGGCGGTCCTCGGCGCCAGTGGTTCAGGAAAGTCAACCCTAATCGACGCGCTGGCGAACAGAATCGCCAAAGGAAGTCTAAAAGGCACGGTAGCGCTGAACGGCGAAGCTTTGGAGTCGCGTCTTCTGAAGGTGATTTCCGCGTACGTGATGCAAGACGACCTTCTCTTCCCTATGCTCACCGTGGAAGAGACTCTGATGTTCGCTGCGGAGTTCCGACTTCCTCGCACGCTATCCAAGTCGAAAAAAAGCGCACGCGTGCAGGCGCTCATAGATCAGCTAGGTCTCCGAAACGCGGCGAAAACAGTCATCGGAGACGAAGGCCACCGTGGAGTCTCCGGCGGAGAGCGGCGGAGAGTGTCGATCGGAACCGACATAATCCACGACCCGATCCTTCTATTCCTGGACGAGCCAACCTCGGGACTTGATTCAACGAGCGCGTACATGGTGGTGAAGGTGCTGCAGAGAATCGCACAGAGCGGAAGCATCGTGATCATGTCGATTCACCAACCGAGTTACAGAATCCTAGGGCTACTCGACCGCATGATCTTCTTATCACGCGGCCAAACAGTGTACAGCGGTTCACCCTCGCAGCTACCGCTATACTTCTCGGAGTTCGGTCATCCGATTCCAGAAACCGATAACAGAACCGAGTTCGCGTTGGACCTGATTCGCGAACTGGAAGGCTCACCAGGGGGAACAAAGAGCTTGGTGGAGTTCAACAAGTCGTGGCAGAGCATGACGAAGCACCACCAGGAAAAGGAAGAGGAAAGAAACGGCTTGTCGTTGAAGGAAGCAATAAGCGCGAGCATCTCGCGAGGGAAACTGGTATCAGGGGCTAGCAACACGAACCCTAACCCGTCGTCGATGGTGCCAACTTTTGCGAACCAGTTTTGGGTGGAGATGGCGACGCTGTCGAAACGGTCGTTTTTGAATTCTCGAAGAATGCCGGAGTTGATTGGGATTAGATTGGGAACGGTGATGGTGACGGGGTTTATACTGGCCACGATGTTTTGGCAACTGGATAACTCACCAAAAGGAGTGCAAGAGAGGCTAGGATTCTTCGCGTTTGCCATGTCAACTACTTTTTACACCACCGCAGACGCGCTTCCAGTGTTTCTCCAAGAACGCTACATCTTCATGAGGGAAACTGCTTACAACGCCTACCGCAGATTGTCGTATTTGGTTTCCCATGCGCTGGTTGCGTTGCCCGCATTAGCATTTCTCTCGCTGGCTTTCGCGGCAGCCACGTTTTGGGCCGTGGGCCTGGACGGTGGAATATCGggctttttgttttattttctgatAATATTCGCTTCGTTTTGGGCCGGGAACTCGTTCGTGACGTTTCTTTCGGGGGTGGTGCCTCACGTGATGCTGGGTTACACTATCGTGGTTGCGATTCTGGCATACTTCTTGCTCTTCAGTGGCTTCTTCATTAACAGGGATAGGATTCCCAGTTACTGGATATGGTTCCACTACTTGTCGTTGGTGAAGTACCCATACGAAGCGGTTCTGCAGAACGAGTTCGATGACCCCGTCAAGTGCTTCGTGAGGGGTGTCCAGATATTCGATAACACTCCGCTTGGCTCGGTGCCGGAGCCTCTGAAGGTGAAGCTTTTGGAGACCATGAGCAGCACGCTGGGAACGAAGATCACCACCTCCACTTGTTTGACCACAGGTGCCGATATATTGCAGCAAAACGGGGTCACCGATTTGACCAAGTGGAACTGCTTCTGGATCACGGTGGCTTGGGGATTCTTCTTTAGGTTCCTCTTCTATTTGTCATTGTTACTGGGCAGCAAGAACAAGAGGAGGtga